The DNA region GGTCCTCGTGAAGCTGGGCGCCGACCTGAACCGGGTGCGGCAGCAGGTCATCCAGCTGCTCTCCGGGTACTCCGGAGGCAAGGAGGCGGCCACCGCCGGCGGCCCCGCCGAGGGCACCCCCTCCACGTCCCTGGTGCTCGACCAGTTCGGCCGGAACCTCACCCAGGCCGCTCGTGAGTCCAAGCTCGACCCGGTCATCGGGCGCGAGAAGGAGATCGAGCGGGTCATGCAGGTGCTCTCCCGCCGTACGAAGAACAACCCGGTCCTCATCGGCGAGCCCGGCGTCGGCAAGACGGCGGTCGTCGAGGGCCTGGCCCAGGCGATCGTCAAGGGCGAGGTGCCCGAGACGCTCAAGGACAAGCACCTCTACACGCTGGACCTCGGCGCACTGGTCGCCGGTTCCCGCTACCGCGGTGACTTCGAGGAGCGCCTGAAGAAGGTCCTCAAGGAGATCCGCACCCGCGGCGACATCATCCTGTTCATCGACGAGCTCCACACCCTGGTGGGTGCGGGTGCCGCCGAGGGCGCGATCGACGCGGCGAGCATCCTCAAGCCCATGCTGGCGCGAGGCGAGCTCCAGACGATCGGTGCCACCACGCTCGACGAGTACCGCAAGCACCTGGAGAAGGACGCCGCGCTCGAGCGCCGCTTCCAGCCCATCCAGGTCGCGGAGCCGTCGCTGCCGCACACCATCGAGATCCTCAAGGGCCTGCGCGACCGTTACGAGGCCCACCACCGGGTCTCCATCACGGACGAGGCGCTGGTCCAGGCCGCGACCCTGGCCGACCGGTACATCTCGGACCGCTTCCTGCCGGACAAGGCGATCGACCTGATCGACGAGGCCGGCTCCCGGATGCGCATCCGCCGGATGACCGCGCCGCCGGACCTCCGCGAGTTCGACGAGAAGATCGCGGGTGTCCGCCGCGACAAGGAGTCGGCGATCGACTCCCAGGACTTCGAGAAGGCGGCTTCCCTCCGGGACAAGGAGAAGCAGCTGCTGGCGGCGAAGGCCAAGCGGGAGAAGGAGTGGAAGGCCGGCGACATGGACGTCGTCGCCGAGGTCGACGGCGAGCTCATCGCCGAAGTCCTGGCCACGGCCACCGGTATCCCGGTCTTCAAGCTGACGGAGGAGGAGTCCTCGCGTCTGCTGCGCATGGAGGACGAGCTCCACAAGCGCGTCATCGGGCAGAAGGACGCCATCAAGGCTCTCTCGCAGGCGATCCGCCGTACGCGAGCCGGTCTGAAGGACCCGAAGCGCCCCGGTGGCTCGTTCATCTTCGCCGGCCCGTCCGGTGTCGGTAAGACGGAGCTCTCCAAGACGCTCGCCGAATTCCTCTTCGGCGACGAGGACGCGCTGATCTCCCTGGACATGTCGGAGTTCAGCGAGAAGCACACGGTTTCCCGCCTCTTCGGTTCGCCCCCCGGTTACGTGGGCTACGAAGAGGGTGGCCAGCTCACCGAGAAGGTGCGCCGCAAGCCGTTCTCCGTCGTTCTCTTCGACGAGGTCGAGAAGGCCCACCCCGATATCTTCAATTCCCTGCTCCAGATTCTGGAGGACGGTCGCCTGACCGACTCCCAGGGTCGGGTCGTGGACTTCAAGAACACGGTCATCATCATGACGACCAACCTCGGGACCCGGGACATCTCCAAGGGCTTCAACCTGGGCTTCGCCGCCCAGGGCGACGTGAAGTCGAACTACGAGCGGATGAAGGTCAAGGTCAACGAAGAGCTCAAGCAGCACTTCCGGCCCGAGTTCCTCAACCGTGTCGACGACACGGTCGTCTTCCACCAGCTCACGGAGGAAGACATCATCCAGATCGTCGACCTCATGGTCGACAAGGTGGATGAGCGCCTGAAGGACCGCGACATGGGCATCGAGCTCAGTGCCGAGGCCAAGTCGCTCCTGGCGAAGAAGGGCTACGACCCCGTGATGGGCGCCCGGCCGCTGCGCCGGACGATCCAGCGCGAGATCGAGGACATCCTCTCCGAGAAGATCCTCTTCGGCGAGCTGCGCCCCGGTCACATCGTGGTCGTCGGCACGGAGGGCGAGGGGGACGAGAAGAAGTTCTCGTTCCGTGGCGAGGAGAAGTCGGCACTGCCCGACGTCCCGCCGATCGAGCAGGCAGCGGGCGGCGGCCCGAACCTGACGAAGGACGCGTAGGGCGCGTAGCGCCTGAGCTCCGAAGGGGTTGCCCCGGACCGTAACCGGTCCGGGGCAACCCCTTTCTCCGTGCGCTCAGTAAGGGGCTGATCTGGAGCCGCGCCCCCAGTTCCTCGGCTCCGACCTGGTCCGACCACGGGAATGCGGTGAACTCGAGGCTCGAGATCTGGGAATGCGTACGGATCGCGGCCAGGGCGTCGTCGAACGCAGCGAGCTCCGAGACCGTCGACCAGCAGGAGCGCCCGGCCCGCCCACCTGTCGGGGGCGACCATCAGGCCGGCCGCTCCGGCAGCTGGGCGGGACCCGGAAACGTGCTGCCCCGGGCGCGTAGCGTCCGCAGCGGGACCACCAGGGGGACCAGGCCGTTCAGCGGCGCCGGCGCATCGCTCAGGGTGCGGGCCGAGGCGTGTGCGGCCGGCCACCACAGGAGCGTGGTCTAGCCGGTGCCCGCGTCGCCCCGGAGCAGGACCCGGCGCCGGTCGGCGAGGAGCGCGTCGATGCCGCGCGTCGATGCGCTGGGGGCCGTACGGAGCGCGGGGGTGCAGGGGCGAGGTGACGGGTGCGGTCTGGGCCTCCAGGCTCAGGTAGGCCGTGTCCAGGTCCCACTCCGAGTCGTGCCGGCCCGGTGAGCTCGCAGTCGGATATGGCCGGCCTGGTGTCCACCAGGCCGAGCCTTACGGGGCCCTCCGGGAGGACCGGTGTCGCGGCCTGGAGCAGGGCGGCGTCGAGATGGTGGCCGATCCAGGCCACGGTCGCCTGGGCCGGGCCCGTGACGTCCGGGTACGCGAGGTGGCACCCGTTGCCGCTCTTCACCACATGGGCGCAGGTCAGCACCAGCCGGTCGGTGAGCGGGACCCCGCTGCCCTGGAGGGTGCCGGAGACGACGACCGTGCGGTCCGCGGGTTGTACCGCCTTCACGACCCGGCCGCGCCGCTGCCACCGAAGTGGGCGGTGCTCCCCGCCTCCTCGCCGCCGATCTCCCAGGCCTCACCGGTCACGGGGTGCGGGGGGCCAGCGTGAACGCGGCCTTGTGGGTGCGGCCGGTGGTCCGGGACGTGTCGGCGCCCCCTTCGGCGACCCAGGCCTTCACTTTGGCACCGGCCTTGTGCTCCCTGCGGGGTTCCAGGCGGCGTCGAGCTCGATGCCGTCGAGGTCGTGGGGTGTCGCCGGTGTGGTCGGCCATGAGGTCCCCCGGGGGGTGATGACGGGTGCTGATCAGGTGTCTGCCGGCGTGAGCCGGCGCGGAGGGCCGAAGGTCCCGAAACGGACAGGCTTCGGACCCACCGGCGGTGACAAGGCGCACAGCCCTTTTCAGGCCTACTAGCCCACGTAGGAGCAGATTCCTTGATCGTTCAATCGCCCGGCGTCCCGCCGCGGGCCGTCGGCTCCACCGCTTCGGCGGCATCTGTCTGTAAAGGAAGCTACTGCCCCTTTAGGGGGCTTTCGGTCTGGAGGTAAACCTCTTCCGGGCAGCCGGATCGGTCGTGTCCGGCAGGAGGTTCCGCACGGGTGGCGAGGTCCATTCCCGCAGTGCTGTCTACGGCTTTTCATCGTAGATGGGCTGTTTGAGTGTTTCCCGGGGTGCGGGTTACCAAGGTGGAGCAAGCCCGGCCGGAGCGCCGGGTCCAGTCACCCCGGAGGTTCTCCCCGCATGTCGAAGCGCGCTACGTTCCAGCTCTCCCGCCGCCCGTCCATGCCCCGCGTCAGTGGCGCCGTCGTGGCCGCAGGCCTGGGTGCGTCGATGGTGTTCGGCGCGGGTGCGGCGTTCGCGTCCGGCACCACGGGCACCGCGGCCCTCGCCGGTTCCGTCACCGCCGACTCCGTCTCCCAGCAGGCGACCGCCCAGAGCAAGGCCGCCGCCGCTGCCAAGAAGGCATCGGCCGACAAGGCCGCGAAGAAGAAGGCCGACGCCGAGAAGAAGGCCGCGGCCGCGAAGAAGAAGGCCGCCTCCTGGGAGGCGCCGGTCGACCACTACGTGCTGAGCGCCACCTACGGCGTCGGCGGCTCCCGCTGGGCGCACAACCACTCCGGTCAGGACTTTGCGGTGCCGACCGGCACCAAGGTCGAGGCCGCGCACACCGGTACGGTCGTCAAGGCGGGCCCGAACGGCGCCGGCGACGGCCCCGCGTACGGAAACGCCATCGTGATCAAGCACTCCAACGGCAAGTACTCGCAGTACGCGCACCTGTCGCAGATCCAGGTGAACATCGGCGAGCACGTGAAGACGGGCGAGCAGATCGGCCTGTCCGGCAGCACCGGCAACTCCAGCGGTCCGCACCTGCACTTCGAGATCCGGACCACCCCGAACTACGGTTCGGCGATCAACCCCGTCACCTACCTGAACTCCGTGCACGTCAAGATCTGACGCGTCCGGCGTCCGCCCTACGCGGCGGAACCGGTGGGGCCGTGATCGTGGGCCTTGGTCACCAGCTCGACGGCGACCTCGAGAGCAGCCTTGCGCTTCTCCTCGGGGTCGCCTTCGGCGTCCTGGAGGGCCAGCATTCCTGCGTGCATGGCGAACAGCGCCGTGAAGCAGCGCACCTGGTCGGTGAGCGGGGCGTCGGGGTCCTTGATCAGATCCACCAGTGCGATGACGCGGTGCTTGATGGTGTGGCCGATGCTCAGGTCGCGGACCGTCGCCTGGTTCTCCTGCATGAAGCGGAAGAGCGGTGCGGCGGTGCGGAGCGCCTCGCTGTAGCGGACCAGGATCTCCATCTTGGTCTCCAGGGTGCGCGGCTGCTCCTTGCCCCAGGCGAGGAGGTCCTCGACGGGCCGGTTCAGGTCCTCGAAGATGCCGTTGAGGATGTCTTCCTTGGTCTTGAAGTGGTAGTACAGCGCCGCCTTGGTCACCTGCAGGTGCTCCGCGATCTCCCGGAGTGAGGTCTTCTCGTACCCCTGTTCGGCGAAGAGCTCCAGGGCGACGTCCTGAATGCGCTGGCGGGTGTTGCCCCGGCGCGGCTGCGGCGTGCGGCCCATGCGACTCTCCCAAGAACTTACTTGACGCCCGGCTAGTTACGGGTCTACTTTCCTCAGTGTAGCCAACTAGCCGGGCGGCAAGTAAGTGCCGATGCGGCGGCCTGTCGAGCAGCAGGGGATCAGGGGAGCGGACGGCATGACGGAACTGAAGAAGGCGACGGCGGGCGGGAAAGCGGAACCACGGCCGCGCAGCGTCCGGGTGGTGGTCCTCGCGCTGATGATCGCGATGCTGCTGGCCATGCTCGACAACCTGATCGTCGGCACCGCCATGCCCACCATCGTCGGCGACCTCGGTGGTCTGGAGCATCTGTCCTGGGTCGTCACCGCCTACACCCTGGCGACCGCTGCCTCCACCCCCATCTGGGGCAAGCTCGGCGACATGTACGGACGCAAGAGCGTCTTCCTCACGTCCATCGTCATCTTCCTCGTCGGCTCGGTGCTGAGCGGGATGGCTCAGGACATGAGCCAGCTGATCGGTTTCCGGGCCGTCCAGGGCCTCGGCGCGGGCGGCCTCATGGTGGGCGTCATGGCGATCATCGGTGACCTGGTGCCGCCCCGGGAGCGCGGCAAGTACCAGGGCATGATGGCCGGCGTGATGGCGATCGCCATGATCGGCGGGCCGCTGGTCGGCGGCACCATCACCGACCACCTGGGCTGGCGCTGGAGCTTCTACATCAACCTGCCCCTCGGCGCGGTCGCGCTGGCCATGGTCACCGCGGTGCTGCACCTGCCCCGTAAGGAGCGCAGGAAGGCGAAGGTCGACTACCTGGGCGCCGTCCTGCTCACCGTCGGCATCACCGCGATCGTGCTGGTCACCACCTGGGGCGGTACGGAGTACGCCTGGGACTCGGCAGTGATCATGGAGCTCATCGCCCTCGGTGTCGCCTCCCTGATCGGCTTCCTCTTCGTCGAGACGAAGGCCGCCGAACCGATCATGCCGCTGCACATCTTCCGCAACCGCAACTTCACCCTCATGTCCGTGGTCGGCTTCATGGCGGGCTTCGTGATGTTCGGTGCGGTGCTGTTCCTGCCGCTCTTCCAGCAGTCGGTCCAGGGGGCCTCGGCGACCAACTCCGGACTGTTGCTCCTGCCGATGCTGCTCGCGATGATGATCGTCTCGCTGGTCTCAGGACGGATCACCACCAGCACCGGCAAGTACAAGGTCTTCCCGATCGCGGGCAGCATCCTGATGATCGCGGGTCTCTTCCTGCTGGCATCCATGGACACCGGCACCACGCGCTTCACCTCGGGCATCTACATGGCGGTCCTCGGTGCGGGCATGGGCTTCCTGATGCAGATCACGATGCTCGTCGCCCAGAACAGCGTCGAGCTCAAGGACATGGGCGTCGCCTCGTCCACGACCACGCTCTTCCGGACGCTCGGCAGTTCCTTCGGAGTCGCGATCATGGGCGCCCTGTTCACCGGACGGGTGCAGGACGAGATGACGGCACGCGGCGGCGGTGGAGCCACCGAGCGGTCCGCACAGCTGGACGCGGCGAGCCTGGCGAAGCTGCCGGACCCGGTGCGCGAGGCGTACGAGTACGCGGTGTCCTCCGGCACCCACCTGGCCTTCCTGGTGGGCGGTTCGGTCGCGGTGGTGGCCCTCCTCGCGGCGCTCTTCGTCAAGGAGGTCCCGCTGCGGGGCAGCGCGAAGCCGGAAGCCTCGTCCGACGACGGCGCCGTGCCGCCGCGGACCGGGGCGGCCAAGGAGTCGCAGGCAGTCTGAGCGGTCGCGGACCGCTCGCGCAGGCGTACGAGCCGGGCGTCCGCGCGACGGCACGAGGGTGGGCCCCGGAGGCGAGATGCCTCCGGGGCCCACCCCTTTCGCGTCCTGTCAGCCGCGAGGTCTGTCGGCCCGTGAGCCCTCAGCGCTCAGGGCTGACCCCTCAGCCCTCAACCCTGAGCCACCGGCCACCCCGTCAGCCGTCCTTCCCCTCCCGCAGGACGGGAAAGCTGCCCGTGGTCGTCGGCGCGTGCTCGGGCAGCCAGAGCACGGCCACCGCCCCGCCCGTACCCTCCGCGGCCCCCGCCGGCGCCGCGTTGCGGAACGTCAGCCGGGCACCCAGGACCCGCGCCTGGCCGGCGGCGATGGTCAGCCCCAGACCGTGGCCGCGCCCGGCCCGGTCGCTGCTCCCGGTACGGAACCGGCTCGGCCCCTCCCGCAGCAGCGACTCCGGGAAACCGGGACCGTGGTCGCGTATCCGCACGACCCTTCCCTCGACCGTGACCTCGACCGGACCGGCGCCGTGCTTGGCGGCGTTGCCGAGCAGATTGCCCAGGATGCGCTCGAGGCGCCGCGGATCCGTGGAGACCCACGACTCGTGGATCACCCGCACGGTGATGTCCGGATCCAGCAGGCCGATCCGCCGGCTCACGAACTCCCCCAGCGGCAGCTCCTGCAGCTCGGCCCGTTCCGACGCGCTGTCCAGCCTGGCCACTTCGAGTACGTCCTCGACCAGGGTGCGCATCGCCTGCGCCCGGTCCCGTACGAGCTCCGTGGGCCGCCCGGGGGGCAGCAACTCGGCCGCTGTCAGCAGTCCAGTCACCGGGGTACGCAGCTCATGGGCGATGTCCGCGGTGACCCGGCGCTCCGCCTCGATCCGCTCGTTCAGCGCGTCCGTCAGCGCGTCGACGGCGCGGGCCAGTTCGTCGGTCTCGTCCCGTACGACGCCGCCGACGGCTT from Streptomyces sp. B1I3 includes:
- the cseC gene encoding two-component system sensor histidine kinase CseC is translated as MKRLALRTGVRWKISIAIAAVGALIAVALSLVVHNAARVSMLDNAREVQLERLLFAQRLYEASGTQKQAPKFGAKLNDPALPSSLRAQTRENRRATHVDEYAGGVPDVWAAVPLANGDILSLHTPFADRSATITGDLDRALIIGSVSVVFGGCALGVLIGGQLSRRLRKAAAAAGKVAQGNTDVRVREAVGGVVRDETDELARAVDALTDALNERIEAERRVTADIAHELRTPVTGLLTAAELLPPGRPTELVRDRAQAMRTLVEDVLEVARLDSASERAELQELPLGEFVSRRIGLLDPDITVRVIHESWVSTDPRRLERILGNLLGNAAKHGAGPVEVTVEGRVVRIRDHGPGFPESLLREGPSRFRTGSSDRAGRGHGLGLTIAAGQARVLGARLTFRNAAPAGAAEGTGGAVAVLWLPEHAPTTTGSFPVLREGKDG
- a CDS encoding TetR/AcrR family transcriptional regulator is translated as MGRTPQPRRGNTRQRIQDVALELFAEQGYEKTSLREIAEHLQVTKAALYYHFKTKEDILNGIFEDLNRPVEDLLAWGKEQPRTLETKMEILVRYSEALRTAAPLFRFMQENQATVRDLSIGHTIKHRVIALVDLIKDPDAPLTDQVRCFTALFAMHAGMLALQDAEGDPEEKRKAALEVAVELVTKAHDHGPTGSAA
- a CDS encoding ATP-dependent Clp protease ATP-binding subunit: MFERFTDRARRVVVLAQEEARMLNHNYIGTEHILLGLIHEGEGVAAKALESLGISLEAVRQQVEEIIGQGQQAPSGHIPFTPRAKKVLELSLREALQLGHNYIGTEHILLGLIREGEGVAAQVLVKLGADLNRVRQQVIQLLSGYSGGKEAATAGGPAEGTPSTSLVLDQFGRNLTQAARESKLDPVIGREKEIERVMQVLSRRTKNNPVLIGEPGVGKTAVVEGLAQAIVKGEVPETLKDKHLYTLDLGALVAGSRYRGDFEERLKKVLKEIRTRGDIILFIDELHTLVGAGAAEGAIDAASILKPMLARGELQTIGATTLDEYRKHLEKDAALERRFQPIQVAEPSLPHTIEILKGLRDRYEAHHRVSITDEALVQAATLADRYISDRFLPDKAIDLIDEAGSRMRIRRMTAPPDLREFDEKIAGVRRDKESAIDSQDFEKAASLRDKEKQLLAAKAKREKEWKAGDMDVVAEVDGELIAEVLATATGIPVFKLTEEESSRLLRMEDELHKRVIGQKDAIKALSQAIRRTRAGLKDPKRPGGSFIFAGPSGVGKTELSKTLAEFLFGDEDALISLDMSEFSEKHTVSRLFGSPPGYVGYEEGGQLTEKVRRKPFSVVLFDEVEKAHPDIFNSLLQILEDGRLTDSQGRVVDFKNTVIIMTTNLGTRDISKGFNLGFAAQGDVKSNYERMKVKVNEELKQHFRPEFLNRVDDTVVFHQLTEEDIIQIVDLMVDKVDERLKDRDMGIELSAEAKSLLAKKGYDPVMGARPLRRTIQREIEDILSEKILFGELRPGHIVVVGTEGEGDEKKFSFRGEEKSALPDVPPIEQAAGGGPNLTKDA
- a CDS encoding MDR family MFS transporter; translated protein: MTELKKATAGGKAEPRPRSVRVVVLALMIAMLLAMLDNLIVGTAMPTIVGDLGGLEHLSWVVTAYTLATAASTPIWGKLGDMYGRKSVFLTSIVIFLVGSVLSGMAQDMSQLIGFRAVQGLGAGGLMVGVMAIIGDLVPPRERGKYQGMMAGVMAIAMIGGPLVGGTITDHLGWRWSFYINLPLGAVALAMVTAVLHLPRKERRKAKVDYLGAVLLTVGITAIVLVTTWGGTEYAWDSAVIMELIALGVASLIGFLFVETKAAEPIMPLHIFRNRNFTLMSVVGFMAGFVMFGAVLFLPLFQQSVQGASATNSGLLLLPMLLAMMIVSLVSGRITTSTGKYKVFPIAGSILMIAGLFLLASMDTGTTRFTSGIYMAVLGAGMGFLMQITMLVAQNSVELKDMGVASSTTTLFRTLGSSFGVAIMGALFTGRVQDEMTARGGGGATERSAQLDAASLAKLPDPVREAYEYAVSSGTHLAFLVGGSVAVVALLAALFVKEVPLRGSAKPEASSDDGAVPPRTGAAKESQAV
- a CDS encoding trypco2 family protein; translated protein: MADHTGDTPRPRRHRARRRLEPRREHKAGAKVKAWVAEGGADTSRTTGRTHKAAFTLAPRTP
- a CDS encoding M23 family metallopeptidase is translated as MSKRATFQLSRRPSMPRVSGAVVAAGLGASMVFGAGAAFASGTTGTAALAGSVTADSVSQQATAQSKAAAAAKKASADKAAKKKADAEKKAAAAKKKAASWEAPVDHYVLSATYGVGGSRWAHNHSGQDFAVPTGTKVEAAHTGTVVKAGPNGAGDGPAYGNAIVIKHSNGKYSQYAHLSQIQVNIGEHVKTGEQIGLSGSTGNSSGPHLHFEIRTTPNYGSAINPVTYLNSVHVKI